A single genomic interval of Streptomyces showdoensis harbors:
- a CDS encoding OsmC family protein, with the protein MATVRHAHTVWEGDLLKGKGVVTLDSSGIGSYEVSWPARSEEPNGKTSPEELIAAAHSSCFSMAFSNGLAKAGNPPVRLETKADVTFQPGQGITGIHLTVRGEVPGLDADQFKALAEEAKKNCPVSQALTGTTITLTAELL; encoded by the coding sequence ATGGCCACCGTGCGTCACGCCCACACCGTCTGGGAGGGCGACCTCCTCAAGGGCAAGGGCGTCGTCACGCTCGACTCCTCCGGCATCGGTTCCTACGAGGTCTCCTGGCCGGCCCGGTCCGAGGAGCCCAACGGGAAGACCAGTCCCGAGGAGCTCATCGCCGCCGCGCACTCGTCCTGCTTCTCGATGGCCTTCTCCAACGGCCTGGCCAAGGCCGGCAACCCGCCGGTCCGCCTGGAGACCAAGGCGGACGTCACCTTCCAGCCCGGCCAGGGCATCACCGGCATCCACCTGACCGTGCGCGGCGAGGTGCCGGGCCTGGACGCCGACCAGTTCAAGGCCCTCGCCGAGGAGGCCAAGAAGAACTGCCCGGTGAGCCAGGCGCTGACGGGCACGACGATCACGCTGACGGCCGAGCTGCTCTGA
- the zapE gene encoding cell division protein ZapE encodes MSTRAITEAASTEAAPLSLCSREPHVPADRLVAEMVPPPRFDGVRFDTYIPDPNQPSQIDAVKVLSSFAEGLGGAHASGAGKRRWFSKKPAAPAGPRGIYLDGGYGVGKTHLLASLWHATPAEPSLKAFGTFVELTNLVGALGFQQTVQTLSGHRLLCIDEFELDDPGDTVLVSSLLGKLVEAGVALAATSNTLPGKLGEGRFAAADFLREIQGLSAHFRPLRIDGEDYRHRGLPEAPAPYTDEVVAKAAYATPGASLDDFPHLLEHLARVHPSRYGALTDDLAAVCLTDVQPVPDQSTALRLVVLADRLYDREIPVLASGMPFDRLFSDEMLNGGYKKKYFRAISRLTALARDAKGLVAQ; translated from the coding sequence GTGTCGACCCGTGCCATCACCGAAGCGGCTTCCACCGAAGCGGCCCCGCTCTCGCTCTGCTCCCGAGAGCCCCATGTCCCCGCCGACCGGCTCGTGGCGGAGATGGTGCCGCCGCCCCGGTTCGACGGCGTGCGCTTCGACACCTACATACCGGACCCCAACCAGCCCAGCCAGATCGACGCGGTCAAGGTCCTCTCCTCCTTCGCCGAGGGGCTCGGCGGCGCCCACGCCTCCGGCGCGGGCAAGCGGCGCTGGTTCTCCAAGAAGCCGGCCGCCCCGGCAGGTCCGCGCGGGATCTACCTCGACGGCGGCTACGGCGTCGGCAAGACCCACCTGCTCGCCTCCCTCTGGCACGCCACCCCGGCCGAGCCCTCGCTCAAGGCCTTCGGCACCTTCGTGGAGCTGACCAACCTGGTGGGCGCCCTCGGCTTCCAGCAGACCGTGCAGACCCTCAGCGGACACCGGCTGCTGTGCATCGACGAGTTCGAGCTGGACGACCCGGGCGACACCGTCCTCGTCTCCTCGCTCCTGGGCAAGCTGGTCGAGGCGGGCGTGGCGCTCGCCGCCACCTCGAACACGCTGCCCGGCAAGCTGGGCGAGGGCCGCTTCGCCGCCGCCGACTTCCTCCGCGAGATCCAGGGCCTGTCGGCGCACTTCCGGCCGCTGCGGATCGACGGCGAGGACTACCGCCACCGCGGTCTGCCGGAGGCCCCCGCCCCGTACACCGACGAGGTCGTCGCGAAGGCGGCGTACGCCACCCCGGGCGCCTCGCTCGACGACTTCCCGCACCTGCTCGAGCACCTGGCCAGGGTGCACCCGAGCCGCTACGGCGCGCTGACCGACGACCTCGCGGCCGTCTGCCTCACCGACGTGCAGCCGGTCCCGGACCAGTCGACCGCGCTGCGGCTCGTGGTCCTCGCCGACCGGCTCTACGACCGCGAGATACCGGTGCTCGCCTCCGGGATGCCCTTCGACCGGCTGTTCAGCGACGAGATGCTGAACGGCGGGTACAAGAAGAAGTACTTCCGGGCGATCTCCCGGCTCACCGCGCTCGCCCGGGACGCCAAGGGGCTGGTCGCGCAGTAG
- a CDS encoding PPK2 family polyphosphate kinase, which translates to MAKREARKGGRREARKDGDRNGTALPGGGLRELLRLPVGERIDLSAYDAAATPGGPGGKAAGLAATAALGPGLAGLQERLYAASTAGDRRRLLLVLQGMDTSGKGGTVKHVIGLFNPSGCRIQAFKAPTAEERSHPFLWRVTKALPQPGEIGIFDRSHYEDVLIARVRSLAPPAELEERYGEIEAFEKALAEDGVTVVKVFLHLSYEEQRDRLLERLDNPEKHWKFNPGDIEERALWPAYQEAYEIALQRCATGAAPWYLVPADRKWYRNWAISTLLGEHLAELDPQYPKGDFDVAECRRRLLAG; encoded by the coding sequence GTGGCGAAGAGGGAAGCCCGGAAGGGCGGGCGGAGGGAAGCCCGGAAGGACGGCGACCGGAACGGGACCGCCCTCCCCGGCGGAGGGCTGCGCGAGCTGCTGCGGCTCCCCGTGGGCGAGCGGATCGACCTCTCCGCGTACGACGCGGCCGCGACCCCCGGCGGCCCCGGGGGCAAGGCGGCCGGCCTGGCCGCCACGGCGGCGCTCGGCCCCGGCCTGGCCGGACTGCAGGAACGCCTGTACGCGGCGAGCACGGCGGGCGACCGCAGGCGGCTGCTGCTCGTCCTCCAGGGCATGGACACGAGCGGGAAGGGCGGCACGGTCAAGCACGTGATCGGCCTCTTCAATCCGTCGGGCTGCCGCATCCAGGCCTTCAAGGCCCCGACGGCGGAGGAACGGAGCCACCCCTTCCTCTGGCGCGTCACCAAGGCGCTCCCGCAGCCGGGCGAGATCGGCATCTTCGACCGTTCGCACTACGAGGACGTCCTCATCGCCCGGGTCCGCTCACTGGCCCCGCCGGCGGAGCTGGAGGAGCGCTACGGCGAGATCGAGGCGTTCGAGAAGGCGCTGGCCGAGGACGGCGTCACGGTCGTGAAGGTCTTCCTCCACCTGTCGTACGAGGAGCAGCGCGACCGGCTCCTGGAGCGCCTGGACAACCCGGAGAAGCACTGGAAGTTCAACCCGGGCGACATCGAGGAGCGCGCGTTGTGGCCGGCGTACCAGGAGGCGTACGAGATCGCCCTGCAACGCTGCGCGACGGGGGCGGCGCCCTGGTACCTGGTCCCGGCCGACCGCAAGTGGTACCGCAACTGGGCGATCAGCACCCTGCTCGGGGAGCACCTGGCGGAGCTGGACCCGCAGTACCCGAAGGGCGACTTCGACGTGGCGGAGTGCCGGAGGCGATTGCTCGCCGGATGA
- a CDS encoding AIM24 family protein gives MKSDLFASEHLAEAATFPGMTLQNAKSVKYTVQGEMQALQGSMIAFRGNLQFEHKSQGLGGLLKRALTGEGLPLMTVRGQGEAWFAHEAQNCFIVEVEPGDALTVNGRNVLCFDSSLSYEIKTVKGAGITGGGLFNSVFTGQGKIALICEGNPVVIPVAPDAPVHVDTDAVVGWSEQLRTSLHRSQSLGSMVRGGSGEAVQLKLEGQGFVIVRPSELTPQKKSAN, from the coding sequence ATGAAGAGTGATCTTTTCGCCAGCGAGCACCTCGCCGAGGCGGCGACGTTCCCGGGGATGACCCTCCAGAACGCCAAGTCGGTCAAGTACACCGTCCAGGGGGAGATGCAGGCCCTCCAGGGCTCGATGATCGCCTTCCGGGGGAACCTCCAGTTCGAGCACAAGAGCCAGGGCCTCGGCGGCCTGCTCAAGCGGGCCCTCACCGGCGAGGGCCTGCCGCTGATGACCGTCCGCGGCCAGGGCGAGGCGTGGTTCGCGCACGAGGCGCAGAACTGCTTCATCGTCGAGGTCGAGCCGGGCGACGCGCTGACCGTCAACGGCCGCAACGTGCTGTGCTTCGACTCGTCGCTGTCGTACGAGATCAAGACGGTGAAGGGCGCCGGCATCACCGGCGGCGGCCTCTTCAACAGCGTCTTCACCGGCCAGGGCAAGATCGCCCTGATCTGCGAGGGCAACCCGGTCGTCATCCCGGTCGCCCCCGACGCCCCGGTCCACGTCGACACCGACGCCGTCGTCGGCTGGAGCGAGCAGCTGCGCACCTCGCTGCACCGCTCGCAGTCCCTCGGCTCGATGGTGCGCGGCGGCTCCGGCGAGGCGGTCCAGCTGAAGCTGGAGGGCCAGGGCTTCGTCATCGTCCGCCCGAGCGAGCTCACCCCGCAGAAGAAGTCGGCCAACTGA
- a CDS encoding polysaccharide deacetylase family protein, giving the protein MTIPARKLSALALLGAVLVGCDGGAAEAPAAAPPAAASGSASASASASASAKSTPAPTAKPPRPTGPASPAPGRQAAPAPKAPPTLAPGPGGLTPVYSRRATPAPASGAPEKVVALTFDADMTADQGPRAAKGEHFDNPQLIATLRRLKVDATVFMTGRWAEEYPDQARSIGNDPRFEIANHSYSHYAFATPCYGLPTVAAPDMAADVQRAFDAFRDAGATHVVPYFRFPGGCYDDDALRALGPLGVTAVQWDVVSGDAFAKDPDAVADQVLDGVKPGSLVVMHCTRSAAPVTERAIRRIVPELRAKGYRFVKVSELMSR; this is encoded by the coding sequence GTGACCATTCCTGCACGAAAACTGTCGGCGCTCGCCCTGCTGGGCGCCGTTCTCGTCGGCTGCGACGGGGGCGCGGCCGAAGCGCCCGCGGCCGCACCGCCCGCGGCGGCATCCGGCTCGGCATCCGCATCCGCATCCGCATCCGCATCCGCGAAGAGCACACCGGCGCCGACCGCGAAGCCGCCCCGCCCCACGGGGCCGGCCTCGCCCGCCCCGGGCCGCCAGGCGGCCCCCGCCCCGAAGGCCCCGCCGACCCTGGCCCCGGGCCCGGGCGGCCTGACCCCGGTCTACAGCCGCCGCGCCACGCCGGCCCCGGCCTCAGGGGCCCCGGAGAAGGTCGTCGCGCTCACCTTCGACGCCGACATGACGGCCGACCAGGGCCCGCGCGCGGCCAAGGGCGAGCACTTCGACAACCCGCAGCTCATCGCGACCCTGCGCCGCCTGAAGGTCGACGCGACGGTCTTCATGACCGGCCGCTGGGCCGAGGAGTACCCGGACCAGGCCCGGTCCATCGGCAACGACCCGCGCTTCGAGATCGCCAACCACTCCTACAGCCACTACGCCTTCGCGACCCCCTGCTACGGCCTCCCGACCGTGGCCGCCCCCGACATGGCCGCCGACGTGCAGCGCGCCTTCGACGCCTTCCGCGACGCCGGGGCGACCCACGTGGTCCCGTACTTCCGCTTCCCCGGCGGCTGCTACGACGACGACGCCCTGCGTGCCCTCGGCCCGCTCGGCGTCACGGCCGTCCAGTGGGACGTGGTCAGCGGCGACGCCTTCGCGAAGGACCCGGACGCGGTCGCGGACCAGGTCCTCGACGGCGTGAAGCCCGGTTCCCTCGTCGTCATGCACTGCACCCGCAGCGCCGCCCCGGTCACCGAGCGCGCGATCCGCCGCATCGTCCCGGAACTCCGCGCCAAGGGCTACCGCTTCGTGAAGGTGTCGGAGCTGATGAGCCGCTGA
- a CDS encoding DeoR/GlpR family DNA-binding transcription regulator, whose amino-acid sequence MLAAERRDHLLGLLAREGKIVAKEVAAELGISEDSVRRDLRDLAAEGLCHRVYGGALPVSPAVADYAARAGVTPEGKRKVAAVAAGLVRPGSALILDGGTTALAVARALPPELDCTVITHSPTIVAALLDHPRAGLYLLGGRIFKHSAVACGAAAVEAAQNVSADLCLLGVTGVHPDAGLTTGDAEEAAMKRALAARAAETYVLASSEKVGAASRFRVLPWADVAGLITDADPRHEVLGQLAARGVEVLAAG is encoded by the coding sequence ATGCTGGCTGCTGAACGGCGCGACCACCTGCTCGGTCTGCTCGCCCGCGAGGGCAAGATCGTCGCCAAGGAGGTCGCCGCCGAACTGGGCATCTCGGAGGACAGCGTGCGGCGCGACCTGCGCGACCTCGCCGCCGAAGGGCTCTGCCACCGCGTCTACGGCGGCGCGCTGCCGGTCTCCCCGGCCGTGGCGGACTACGCGGCCCGCGCCGGCGTCACCCCCGAAGGCAAGCGGAAGGTCGCCGCGGTCGCCGCCGGTCTCGTCCGGCCGGGGAGCGCCCTGATCCTCGACGGCGGCACCACCGCCCTCGCCGTCGCCCGGGCCCTCCCGCCGGAGCTGGACTGCACCGTGATCACCCACAGCCCGACCATCGTGGCGGCACTGCTCGACCACCCGCGGGCCGGGCTCTACCTGCTCGGCGGCCGGATCTTCAAGCACTCGGCGGTCGCGTGCGGCGCCGCCGCGGTGGAGGCGGCACAGAACGTTTCGGCCGACCTCTGCCTGCTCGGCGTCACCGGCGTCCACCCGGACGCGGGGCTCACCACCGGCGACGCCGAGGAGGCCGCGATGAAGCGCGCGCTGGCCGCCCGGGCGGCGGAGACCTACGTCCTCGCCTCCTCCGAGAAGGTGGGCGCGGCCTCGCGCTTCCGCGTCCTGCCCTGGGCGGACGTCGCCGGCCTGATCACCGACGCCGACCCCCGCCACGAGGTCCTCGGACAGCTCGCGGCACGCGGCGTGGAGGTCCTGGCGGCGGGGTGA
- a CDS encoding pyrimidine reductase family protein, protein MRRLFPVTDMTATAPDREWSLDELADAYAYPAEAASGPWLRANMVSSLDGAGQHDGRSQPLSSDTDMRIFGTLRALADVVVVGAETVRLEGYRPARAREAFAARRAAAGQGPAPVIAVVTASLDLDFSLPLFTSPLVPTLVLTGAEAPADRVAAARAAGAEVLVAGEGRGVEPERAVALLAERGLRRQLTEGGPRLLGQFVAAGVLDELCLSLSPTMTAGGAQRIAGGPSVAVPQRFAVASLLEQDGFLFTRYRRI, encoded by the coding sequence ATGCGACGCCTGTTCCCTGTGACGGACATGACAGCCACGGCCCCGGACAGGGAGTGGTCCCTCGACGAGCTCGCCGACGCCTACGCGTACCCCGCGGAGGCCGCCTCCGGTCCCTGGCTCCGGGCCAACATGGTCTCCTCGCTGGACGGGGCCGGCCAGCACGACGGCCGCTCCCAGCCGCTCTCCTCCGACACCGACATGCGGATCTTCGGGACCCTGCGGGCGCTGGCCGACGTGGTGGTCGTGGGGGCGGAGACGGTACGGCTCGAGGGCTACCGCCCGGCCCGCGCGCGGGAGGCCTTCGCGGCCCGCCGGGCGGCGGCGGGGCAGGGCCCGGCGCCGGTGATCGCGGTCGTGACCGCCTCCCTGGACCTCGACTTCTCGCTGCCGCTCTTCACCTCGCCGCTGGTGCCGACCCTGGTCCTGACCGGGGCGGAGGCGCCCGCGGACCGGGTGGCGGCGGCCCGCGCGGCCGGGGCCGAGGTGCTGGTCGCGGGCGAGGGGCGCGGGGTCGAGCCGGAGCGGGCGGTGGCGCTGCTCGCGGAGCGCGGGCTGCGGCGCCAGCTGACCGAGGGCGGTCCCCGGCTGCTGGGGCAGTTCGTGGCCGCCGGGGTGCTCGACGAGCTGTGCCTGAGCCTCTCGCCGACGATGACGGCGGGAGGTGCCCAGCGGATCGCCGGAGGCCCCTCCGTAGCGGTTCCGCAACGCTTCGCCGTGGCGTCGCTGCTGGAGCAGGACGGCTTCCTGTTCACCCGCTACCGTCGGATCTGA
- a CDS encoding TetR family transcriptional regulator, which yields MGPMPTEPTVSLAERKRLLVAGELTESALQLLAQKGFDAVTVDEIAAAAGVSKRTFFRYFASKEDVVVQFLSGMGSDIHAALAGRPAAEPASLSLRHAVAVPLLACTHAHPDHAARALNVVRLILGTPALLARFLERQAAWQETLAEELARREGRAAPADLYPRLAAGTALVAFRTALQRWSESGAAEDPTVLLDRAFAVVAPALDAHDR from the coding sequence ATGGGGCCCATGCCCACCGAACCGACCGTCAGCCTGGCGGAACGCAAGCGCCTGCTCGTCGCCGGCGAACTCACCGAATCGGCGCTCCAGCTCCTGGCCCAGAAGGGCTTCGACGCGGTCACGGTGGACGAGATCGCGGCCGCCGCCGGGGTCTCGAAGCGGACCTTCTTCCGCTACTTCGCGTCCAAGGAGGACGTGGTCGTCCAGTTCCTGTCGGGCATGGGCAGCGACATCCACGCGGCGCTGGCGGGCCGCCCGGCGGCGGAGCCGGCGTCCCTGTCGCTGCGCCACGCCGTCGCGGTCCCGCTGCTGGCCTGCACCCACGCGCACCCGGACCACGCGGCCCGGGCGCTGAACGTGGTCCGGCTGATCCTCGGCACGCCCGCCCTGCTCGCCCGCTTCCTGGAGCGGCAGGCCGCCTGGCAGGAGACGCTCGCGGAGGAGCTGGCCCGCCGCGAGGGCCGCGCCGCGCCGGCGGACCTGTACCCGCGCCTGGCCGCCGGCACCGCGCTGGTCGCGTTCCGGACGGCGCTGCAGCGGTGGAGCGAGAGCGGGGCGGCGGAGGACCCGACGGTCCTGCTCGATCGGGCGTTCGCGGTGGTGGCCCCGGCGCTGGACGCGCACGATCGGTGA
- a CDS encoding alkaline phosphatase PhoX, which translates to MSATRRQILAAGIVFTGAVSELFAGSASAAALGGHAGYGPLLPDPAGLLDLPAGFSYTVLSRQGDPLRSGEGLVPSNHDGMAAFPGRRGRVHLVRNHENRVTGKIGVPTVEGLTYDPAAKGGCTALELDGRNRVLGERVAVAGTAVNCAGGPTPWNTWLTCEETEDRAGTNGYTKDHGFVFEVDGADPRRTGAVPLTAMGRFQHEAVAVDPRSGIVYETEDAFQHPFGLFYRFLPAKPLGGTGSLRAGGALEAMRVPGVPDLSVIQETGARFEGVEWVPVPDPSAATTPIRLQDFGPRGITHAQKLEGCYWGAGRAGGPGSVYFVSSFARAKDGSGATHFGQVWKYEPHRRRLTLVVVFGPDTDIQLPGESPDNICLTPSGGLMVCEDGDGAQHVYGVNRKGEVYAVARGAQNIGTPDAPEWGEFAGVTFSPDGRTMYVNCYTPGTTFAVTGPWR; encoded by the coding sequence ATGTCCGCAACACGACGTCAGATCCTCGCCGCGGGAATCGTCTTCACCGGCGCCGTCTCCGAACTCTTCGCCGGCAGCGCCTCCGCCGCCGCGCTCGGCGGCCACGCCGGGTACGGCCCGCTGCTCCCCGACCCGGCCGGCCTGCTCGACCTCCCGGCCGGCTTCTCGTACACGGTCCTCTCCCGGCAGGGCGACCCGCTCCGCTCCGGCGAGGGCCTCGTCCCGAGCAACCACGACGGCATGGCCGCCTTCCCGGGGCGCCGCGGCCGGGTGCACCTGGTCCGGAACCACGAGAACCGGGTCACCGGGAAGATCGGGGTGCCCACCGTCGAGGGCCTCACCTACGACCCGGCCGCCAAGGGCGGCTGCACGGCGCTCGAACTCGACGGCCGCAACCGGGTCCTCGGCGAGCGGGTCGCCGTCGCCGGCACCGCCGTCAACTGCGCGGGCGGGCCCACCCCTTGGAACACCTGGCTCACCTGCGAGGAGACCGAGGACCGGGCCGGGACCAACGGCTACACCAAGGACCACGGCTTCGTCTTCGAGGTCGACGGCGCCGACCCGCGCCGCACCGGCGCCGTCCCGCTCACCGCGATGGGCCGCTTCCAGCACGAGGCGGTCGCCGTCGACCCGAGGAGCGGGATCGTCTACGAGACGGAGGACGCCTTCCAGCACCCCTTCGGCCTCTTCTACCGCTTCCTGCCCGCGAAGCCGCTCGGCGGCACCGGTTCGCTGCGCGCGGGCGGCGCACTGGAGGCGATGCGGGTGCCGGGGGTGCCGGACCTGTCGGTGATCCAGGAGACCGGGGCCCGCTTCGAGGGCGTGGAGTGGGTGCCGGTGCCCGACCCGTCGGCCGCCACGACCCCCATCAGGCTCCAGGACTTCGGGCCCCGGGGCATCACCCACGCGCAGAAGCTGGAGGGCTGCTACTGGGGTGCGGGGCGCGCCGGAGGTCCCGGGTCCGTGTACTTCGTGTCCTCCTTCGCGCGCGCCAAGGACGGCTCCGGCGCCACCCACTTCGGCCAGGTGTGGAAGTACGAGCCGCACCGCCGCCGCCTCACCCTGGTGGTGGTCTTCGGCCCGGACACCGACATCCAGCTGCCGGGCGAGTCGCCGGACAACATCTGCCTGACGCCGTCCGGCGGCCTGATGGTCTGCGAGGACGGCGACGGGGCCCAGCACGTCTACGGCGTGAACCGGAAGGGCGAGGTGTACGCGGTCGCCCGCGGTGCGCAGAACATCGGCACCCCGGACGCCCCGGAGTGGGGCGAGTTCGCGGGCGTGACCTTCTCGCCGGACGGCCGCACCATGTACGTCAACTGCTACACCCCGGGCACCACGTTCGCGGTGACGGGCCCCTGGCGCTGA
- a CDS encoding NUDIX domain-containing protein, which produces MTDTADSASPRPGIDVPDHRGRTGLDRAGRDLDRNPDVVVRDVELTSQGWHVLRRTTYEHRRRDGRWVTQQRETYDRGDGAVVLPYDTARGVVLLTRQFRYPAYVNDHPDGMLVEAAAGLLDEDEPLAAIRRESAEELGVELGPLTHVLDAYMSPGSVTERLHFYAAPYTPADRTGSGGGLEEDGEDIEVLELPFTEALAMVRDGRIADGKTILLLQWAALEGPFSRAA; this is translated from the coding sequence ATGACCGACACCGCAGACTCCGCGAGCCCCCGCCCCGGCATCGACGTCCCCGACCACCGCGGCCGGACCGGCCTCGACCGGGCCGGCCGCGACCTGGACCGGAACCCCGACGTCGTGGTCCGCGACGTGGAGCTCACCTCCCAGGGCTGGCACGTGCTCCGCCGCACCACCTACGAGCACCGGCGCCGCGACGGGCGCTGGGTCACCCAGCAGCGCGAGACCTACGACCGGGGCGACGGCGCCGTCGTCCTGCCGTACGACACCGCACGCGGTGTCGTGCTGCTCACCCGCCAGTTCCGCTACCCGGCCTACGTCAACGACCACCCGGACGGGATGCTCGTCGAGGCGGCGGCCGGGCTGCTCGACGAGGACGAGCCGCTCGCGGCGATCCGCCGCGAGAGCGCCGAGGAGCTCGGGGTCGAGCTCGGGCCGCTCACCCACGTCCTCGACGCCTACATGAGCCCCGGTTCGGTCACCGAGCGCCTGCACTTCTACGCTGCTCCCTACACCCCGGCCGACCGCACCGGGAGCGGCGGCGGCCTGGAGGAGGACGGCGAGGACATCGAGGTGCTCGAACTGCCCTTCACCGAGGCCCTCGCCATGGTCCGGGACGGGCGGATCGCCGACGGCAAGACCATCCTGCTGCTGCAGTGGGCCGCGCTGGAGGGGCCCTTCTCCCGGGCGGCGTGA
- a CDS encoding oxidoreductase — protein MTEQRRWNADLIPDLTGRVFVVTGANSGLGLATTRELARRGGHVVLAVRDERKGRAAADDVLRAHPGALLDVRRLDLADLDSVRDFAGGLRAEHPRIDVLVNNAGVMAPPRTLSAQGHELQFAANHLGHFALTGLLLDRLAAGRDPRVVTVSSLEHRRGRIDFDDIDGARRYSPMGAYRQAKLANAVFGRELQERLTAAGSPVRSLLAHPGYTATNLQKDTPVAVVRLVFGRVLGPLLAQRPETGALSQLYAATAPDAEGGAFYGPDGPGELRGAPRRVALAPAAADPGTGRRLWELSERLTEVVYGRS, from the coding sequence ATGACAGAGCAGCGGCGCTGGAACGCCGACCTCATCCCCGACCTGACCGGACGCGTCTTCGTGGTCACCGGGGCCAACAGCGGGCTCGGCCTCGCGACCACCCGGGAGCTCGCCCGGCGCGGCGGGCACGTGGTCCTCGCCGTCCGCGACGAGCGCAAGGGGCGGGCCGCCGCCGACGACGTCCTCCGGGCCCACCCGGGCGCCCTCCTCGACGTCCGCCGGCTCGACCTGGCCGACCTCGACTCCGTACGGGACTTCGCGGGCGGGCTGCGCGCCGAGCACCCGCGCATCGACGTCCTCGTCAACAACGCCGGTGTGATGGCCCCGCCCCGCACCCTCAGCGCCCAGGGCCACGAGCTGCAGTTCGCCGCCAACCACCTCGGCCACTTCGCCCTCACCGGACTGCTGCTCGACCGCCTCGCGGCCGGCCGCGACCCCCGGGTCGTCACGGTCAGCTCGCTGGAGCACCGCAGGGGGCGGATCGACTTCGACGACATCGACGGTGCGCGCCGCTACTCGCCCATGGGCGCCTACCGGCAGGCCAAGCTGGCCAACGCCGTCTTCGGCCGCGAACTCCAGGAGCGCCTGACGGCCGCGGGAAGCCCCGTGCGCAGCCTCCTCGCCCACCCCGGCTACACCGCCACCAACCTGCAGAAGGACACCCCGGTCGCCGTCGTCCGGCTGGTCTTCGGCCGGGTCCTCGGCCCGCTGCTCGCCCAGCGCCCGGAGACCGGGGCGCTCTCCCAGCTGTACGCGGCGACCGCACCGGACGCCGAGGGCGGCGCCTTCTACGGGCCGGACGGCCCGGGCGAGCTGCGCGGGGCGCCGCGGCGGGTCGCCCTCGCGCCGGCGGCGGCCGATCCGGGGACCGGCCGCCGCCTGTGGGAGCTCTCCGAGCGGCTCACCGAGGTCGTGTACGGGCGCTCCTGA
- a CDS encoding aminoacyl-tRNA hydrolase, with amino-acid sequence MSSNDTAPDASPDPRDEKPQYVLPLVVRIERDAPPARTDALETSARAVLEILADDRSLGEGEWAQAMTDWQDARIRKVVRRARGAEWRRAVALPGITVTGAGGSEVRVFPPVPLDGWPKELAKLQVSGTDLDDPAEPGPVPEGAAVLWLNPELDMSAGKTMAQTGHGAQLLWWALSDAARKTWREAGFPVAVRTADPERWARLTSSGLPVVRDAGFTEIAPGSCTVVSEYGAAGLVG; translated from the coding sequence GTGAGCAGCAACGACACCGCCCCCGACGCCTCCCCCGACCCCCGCGACGAGAAGCCGCAGTACGTCCTCCCCCTGGTCGTCCGCATCGAGCGGGACGCTCCCCCGGCCCGTACCGACGCCCTGGAGACCTCCGCCCGCGCGGTCCTGGAGATCCTGGCCGACGACCGGTCGCTGGGCGAGGGCGAGTGGGCGCAGGCCATGACGGACTGGCAGGACGCCCGGATCCGCAAGGTGGTGCGCCGGGCGCGCGGTGCGGAGTGGCGCCGGGCCGTGGCCCTGCCGGGGATCACGGTGACGGGCGCCGGCGGTTCGGAGGTACGGGTCTTCCCGCCGGTCCCGCTGGACGGCTGGCCCAAGGAGCTGGCCAAGCTCCAGGTCTCCGGCACCGACCTGGACGACCCCGCCGAGCCGGGCCCGGTGCCGGAGGGCGCGGCCGTGCTGTGGCTCAACCCCGAGCTCGACATGTCCGCCGGCAAGACGATGGCGCAGACCGGCCACGGGGCGCAGCTCCTGTGGTGGGCGCTGTCCGACGCCGCCCGCAAGACCTGGCGCGAGGCCGGATTCCCCGTCGCGGTGCGGACGGCGGACCCGGAGCGCTGGGCGCGGCTCACGTCGAGCGGGCTGCCCGTGGTCCGGGACGCCGGGTTCACCGAGATCGCGCCGGGCTCGTGCACGGTGGTGTCCGAGTACGGGGCGGCGGGACTGGTCGGCTAG